GTTTCCTTGTTCCATTAATGGATTGGAGTTATGCAAATACATATTGTTAAAACACCTTTAAAAGATATCTATATACTAAACTTTCTGTGACTCGAAATTTCAAACTATtgtggtttttatttatttaaaattttgtgctTCATGCCTTGCTTGAGTTCTACAGTTAATGCTACAATGATAAGCCATTTTTATTCAATCATAAATTTCTTagcacacaaaaataaataaatatacctaacaTGCTAACACCTAACAAATCTAATAACCTCTGAGATTACAATGCAGGGTTACTTTAAATTGTAACAAAGGTCTTGGTTAAACTAAATCTATAAAAACATGAACAAGGAAACACAAATTAAATTCTGACCTACattaataaactatttgaaataatattcttaTCAATTggataaattatctatatttgtaaataattaaaataagattaagTTTCATTTGTTTTGGTATTATGAACCTAAATATATAAAGACTTTGTTTTACACAAAGAGTAAGTAtcacttttaaatattcattagttGTTCATTTTCTTGTTAGTTTattatgttacatttatttaaacaatgtcATAAATTAGCTGAACAAGATCATATATTGCAACTTATGTGTCTTAAAATGAGGTTTCACTATCAAATTTAtagatcaattttttttagtaaaattcatAATAACTTTTCTAAAGTACTTCATAATTTAAGAAacatatataagataatatatatataaaaatgtgtctAAACTATTCATATGTTTAgtttccagttttttttttgtatttttgtatgtttgttaaggataaactactggtccgatttttaaaattcttttaccaCAAACTTTTTtccttataacatacacacatgctTATCTGTTCCTATAGtatgcaacttaatgcttgtgttacggGTAACAGCTGACTCTTgtagctaaatatatatatatatttttgataaatatataataaacctataaataatacatatatatataaatataacacccAGTCACAGGTGGTAGTCGCacggccactacaaactgtgccaacaggctagtcaaattAGTGTAATACAATGTTTCTGCAACATAGGCTTTATTTCAATAGGAGAAAACAGAACACCGGAAATGATATacgaaaactaaattaaataacaattggaaagctaattataaattaaccatcaaaatattattattagtgaagTTACCCATTCATTCAATTTCATTTTACAATACATAAGCAAATTATGTATGACATAATGCATGTATGTACATTTAATAATGTCGGATTACATGTTAACCTAATCCCTCTACATATGAAGAGGCCCCTACATATGAGTGACAAATATTTAGCCTAATTTCAGTTGTATCTTATAATGATTATAGGCTTTAACACcctatttcaaaaattttaattatttaaatatataatttctatttatatattcgtAGGACACCTGTTACGAAACACATTGTATaaacacataaaatatttaatacgagtttaggttttttttaaattgtggcTTCCCATGCCATTCCTATGTGGCATATCATGTCCTTCTGAGTGTTTTCATCTGCTTGGAGTTAAAGCGAGTGACTCACTTTCAATGCCatttattaagaatttaataaataagtaaagatTTCAAGttattctattaaataataaattatattatgagtTTAGATTATGTGCTCAAAATATtcctaaagtaaataaatgatatataaatattgtacctTTAATTAATTAGTCCCGTTGCTACTATTTATTGATTTGGAGGTCtgctttatttttgtttttgtattttattacattgtcaATAGATGTCAAGCCATCAGCTGTTTTGTgtcagatatatattttataattattaatggtCAGGACttatgaaatttttgaaaaagtttctagttttaatatttttaacatttctttgagtttaatgttttatacagagaaataaaatataatcgatTCCCATAGAACTACTGAAAAATCGTCTTAATATTTTGTTCCCATTCTCATAATTATTTTCTCATTTCtttatctttactaatattataaaggggttaagtttctaactttgtttgtgtgtagggggtaatcttcgcaaatactgatcacgaaaattctttcacaaacagaaagctacactattcaggagtgacatcaaatcatatataaaaaacctcgtgtcacaatgttagttacaatactcctctgaaaTGGTTTCTGAATGGctctggactgatttttatgaaaatttgtgtgcatatagagtaggtctgagaatcggccaacatcttttctatctatttttcatacagctgttgtaaggggggggggggattaaggggtgaataacatatataacaaaacaatgttttcggggtcagctagttatttatattattaattttttaatggcACATTTTGCTCTTTCTATACGTGAAATATTAAACTGCATCTATCTACTTCAAAAATAGTAATTTCCAGCCAAAATAAAGTAACCgcaccaatattttttttcagaaacCCTCATAATTGCTGCTCTGTATTTAATATTGTTGCGATTTCTTAACATTAAAAAGCGCTATAATATTAggttaatgaatatttattttaatttataaaattaacattggatttttttcttttttttttacagagatGGAGTCGCATATGCTTAATATGTACCATCAAGCCCGGTTTCGTGGTATCGGACATACGACTCCGCAATCAACCACTGAATCTTCATCACCAGAAAGTAGTTGTAATCAAAGTAGCCCAGAATACgcaatgaaacaaaaaactAGTCAGTTTAAGGGGGCCAATGAAGAGACGTTTTGGGACAGCCATAACGACAGTAATGCCTGGACccgtaataaaaatgtaagtgtatgactaatatgaattttttttatatatacagggtgactggtgaattaccGTCAATATTTGAGGACCTGATAATTGAcgattgtgctgtgtggctacggcactaaagaatttagccaccccctctcttcccgtgggtgtcgtaagagacgactaagggataacacggtttcgctaccaccttggaacttaaaaagccgaccggtgacgggataaccatccaactgctggctttgaaatacacaggccgtagacgggcagcagcgtcttcggtgcgacaaagccagtactgcggtcaccaacccgcctgctcagcgtggtgactatggccaacacacatgagttcacgttattttttgcgtaaacttgtggagtcctatgtccagcagtggactgtataggctgtaatgatatcaAATTAATTACGCGTCGTCTGGACGCCCTAGCTGCGCAGTCGACATAAAACAGGTGTATAGGTACGTCCAAATGCCGCCACGTGTTATGAGGGTAGCAGGCTGCCTTTGATAAACAAGCATGACCCAATCACCCTTGATACTTTAATCCTGGCTTAGGACAGGCAAAATATCAAGATATTTAACTAGTTTAAGCAAAAAATTTGTTGACTGGGTAAATGATGTGAACTTTGgacaaaaattaatatgaacTGTTTAGGGACCATTCATTTATTACTTAAGACGAATTTTGGTAGTTTTCGACCCCCTTCTATACAATCCCCGCCTcctattataagaaaaaaaaaataagaataggCCGACCCCTCCTCCTTGTTTTATTACCTAAGAATCTAAaggaaaaaattaatacacgtttggtttgttttaatgtttatttttcaaagtaaCAATTTATAGAAATGTTTATTTGCACTTACAaaggtactaataatttttattttttggtagtaataaactttggttttaattattCATCTTTACCGACATAAGATATTCAGTCCGGGGgctcaataaaataaacaattcacACATTAAATTAttcacatattaaaatattaaaatcttcaACGCAATAACGAGTGTTGTTTACGCAAACAAGTGAAGGCTAGTCCACAAGTGGGGTGTTCCCGGGGGCTGCAGTGCGGGTGGCACGGGTTTGTTGCCATGGAATTGGAAATCGTTTACATATATGCATCtgagcgactaagggatagcaaatTTCCAATACCACCATGGAACTAGgcgaagccgaccgatggtgggatagccaccctactttttaaatacacagaccgaggacgggcagtagcgtcttcggtgcgacaaagtcagccttgcggtcaccaacccgcctgtccagtgGGCACTATGAGCAAAAACCCCTATGAGTTCGTGGCAAAAGTTtcggccctcagttcccggacCGGACCTAcacttcatttatttaaattgaagtttATGGGAATCTGGTCAAAAATTAAGTACccattttttacataattagaaTGAAAATCATGTAACGAGTATCCTCCTTAAATATTGATACTAATTCACCAGCCTCCTTCTATATACTAGAATCATATCTTAAATAGTTAATGTTGAGTGGTTTctgttttctttaatataaattgtgtactataaatgttattttttattattttttcaggtAAATATGACTCAAACAAATCCCGACACGAGTACAGAGGAAGAAAATGCTGACATAAACGTAATAAATGATTATGAAGCATCCATTGctgtgcaaatacaaaatagttCGCTAGTCGAAGGGGATGACTATGAGATTGTACAAGTATACGAAGTAAATCCGTTCTTAGATCTCGAGGCCTCGtctgatgaagatgaagacgacAATGAAGCCAATTGCCTAAATGAAGACGGCTATGACTCGGAATATGGAGAAGATCCAATTTCCGAACACGAAGAATTGGCTCCTACACATAATATATCTGAAAACAGTGAAAAAACAAGTACACGAAATGTGCCACAAGACAGTTTAGGAATTAATTTCGATACGCCTGTAGTAACGAATATTGACGAGTATTTCGTAAAACCCAATGTCAATAACATATTGAAGGTTAAAAACGAACACGTGGTCAAGGATGTGGATGAATACTTTATTAAAGATACTAAGAAACTGAAGCATCCAAGTGTCGTAGATTATTTTAAAGATGAAGTGCCCAAGACCTTACCGCTTGAAATCTTCGCTCCCGATAACACAGATACAACCGAACAACAGCAGAACCACGAGGTAATTGAAACTGTTGATAACATTGCAGAAGATAGAGTAACGGAATCAGATATGGACGTATTACCAAATATTGAAGATTTGAAACGCTTTATCTTAGAAGAGCCgccttataataaatttaaaactgcACAAAAGTCTCATTCAGTCTCCCTGCCCCATTCTCCTATCCATAATTTGAACTTGGATCCGGATGCAAAGGGGTGTTTAACTTTTGAGGACTTAAATCTTGATTTGTTAGATTTAAGTTTAGAAAATGATAGAGAAAAGTTGAACACGAAAAATGATGACATGCCTCGCactttgacggatgacgatgtTAATAGTTTTCTCATTACTGATAAAAAGGAATCTAATCAACCTGTTAAAAATGAAGATGACTTTAGTCTTCAAGATATGGACATGGATTGTCCCGTTGATGCAATAATTGACACCATCGGTCCTGTTTCTGCTTTCCAATTACCTGATAGAAAATTAACGTCTACACCTTTACCGATTTTGGAATATTGCGTAAAAAAGACACAAGTTAAAATAGAGCCAGAGATAAAACTAGAAAAAGAGGATTTTGTTGACGTGGAGTCCTGCCCTGAAACCGCCGTACCCGTTTTGGAAGCTAGTACTTTAGATTCACTCCTAGAACAATTTGAAGCGACCGAAAACCTAAGCACTACAGACGTAAAGCCAATTGTCAGTGAAAAGTTATCTGAAGCTAAATGTAGTTTGACAAGTGGTATGCGGTTGCAGGACGCTGGGGTACAacttaataaaacgaaaatgaaGAAAATTCTGGTAAgcataaaatctatatattttttaactttaaaatacaaaggGCCATATCTAACGATAGGACcggttttttctttctttcagaTGGCACCAAAAGTGAACACTCTGATCAAAAGGTCCCCCAGTCCCATTCACTCTGATCATGATTATTGTTCACCAAGAAACCGTCGCAGCCTTACCGATTTAAAGGGAGGCCGGAGTCTCCTCAAACCTGAAGTTTTGTCCAGCAACAATAGAATATTAAACTCTAGACATAGGTcgtgtaaaaacaaaaaagtggtTTACCATCTCAGTAGTGATGATGAAGCAGACAGTAAAGATAAAAAGAAACCTAAAATAGATGACAATGAcattataactaataaaaaatctcGTTTAAAAACAAGTCTTAAACCTCGTGTTAATCGTAAGAAACATTCACGTGTGCATAGTGTTGTGAACGTTAGTGGTCTTACCAAGAACAACGATTCTGTGATTGTAGAAAATGCTTCAAAAGCAACAAGTGATAATTCAAGTAGTCAAAAGTCAAATTGCGGTAGTATTaagttagttataaaaaataaatcaaaagttatAATTCAAAACTGTGATGTTAGTGATTTAAACAAAGACATTTCATGCGAAAAATCTAAATCTAGTAAGGCTTATAGTAGTAGTTCGAATAAAGTGTCGACTGATGTCAGCAATGTTTTAACAAGTATTCAACCATTGgatagaagaagaatttcggaTAAAGTATTGACAAATATCAACAGAAGTGTTGATCCATTAGATAGAAGTACTTTGAATAAACAATCAATAAATGGCACGAATATTGCCCAAAGCGTTGAAACATTAGATAGGAGTAATACTTCGAATAAAGTCTCAACATACGTCAACGATACCGTCAAACATGTTGATCCCTTACACGGAAGTAATACTTCACATAAAGAATCAACGCATGTCAAGAATATTGTCAAAAGTGGTGAATCGTTAGACAGAATTAGTACTTCCAATAAAGTATCTACAGATGCTAAGATTACTGATAAAATGTTTCAATCATCAGATAGAAGTAGTGCGTCGAAAAAATTATCCCGACATGTCAAGAATTCTGTCAAAAGTAATGAACCATTTGACCGAAGTAATACTtcgaaaaatatatcaaaatatgttAAGAATGCTGACAAAAGTATCGAATCTAAAGGCAGaagtaatactttaaaaaaagaatcgtcaAACGTCAACAACATAGTTAAAAGTGTTGAATCTGAACCATTAGAtagagtaaaaaataaaaatgaaaaccgTGAAATAAAGGAAACATTAAATGTAAAGCACGAGGAGAACTCGAAACAGGAACACTTTTATACCGCTCTGTTTAATAATAAGGAAGACGTACGAGTCCCTAAGGCTATTGATGTAACCTCGAAAGTAACAAGAAAAGATGAGGGTTGTAAAGTTACTTTGATAGATGTACCAATTATTAATGAAGTAGAACAGCCGGTTAAAAAGAAGAAGTTAAATTTGAAAGAGTATAAACTAAGGATTAGCAAAGGTATATCCTCAAACGATGGATCGCCACAAGTAAGTCCGGAGTCAATATTCCCGGAAACACCGTGCAATATAAatcttgataaaaaaattaaaatatctaataatgttaCTCCTAATAATGTTTCACCACCAAAAGAAAACTTAGAAACGGATGCTCCGAAAGCTATTTTTGATCCTATTCTAGAAGCATCTAGAAAAGTATTAATgaatattcaaaaacaaaaagctAAAGCATCAAAACGCCAAGAGAGTGTTTTGATACAAAAAGTTGAAAACCTTGTACTTCAACCCCTTATTAGTGATGaagaaatgttaaaaattgTGGGCATGACTCCAAATGTTATGCCTGTGCCAGTAGATGTTCCGACACCTCGAGAGCAACCAAAAGACTATGacgaaattattttagttagtaTAGGCACCAATACAGATGAAGGTTTATTAAAACCCACTGAAAAACAGACTCTTAGTAGAAAACGTAAATTAGAGTCTCCACAAAGAGAAAACAAATCGACGATtaactttaaaatcaaaaaaatggATTCTGTATTGAAACAAAACGTTTTCGAAActgttaaaaatcaaaaaagtccaATCGACGATAGGAATCGGTCtgatatt
The Melitaea cinxia chromosome 23, ilMelCinx1.1, whole genome shotgun sequence DNA segment above includes these coding regions:
- the LOC123664936 gene encoding uncharacterized protein LOC123664936; this translates as MESHMLNMYHQARFRGIGHTTPQSTTESSSPESSCNQSSPEYAMKQKTSQFKGANEETFWDSHNDSNAWTRNKNVNMTQTNPDTSTEEENADINVINDYEASIAVQIQNSSLVEGDDYEIVQVYEVNPFLDLEASSDEDEDDNEANCLNEDGYDSEYGEDPISEHEELAPTHNISENSEKTSTRNVPQDSLGINFDTPVVTNIDEYFVKPNVNNILKVKNEHVVKDVDEYFIKDTKKLKHPSVVDYFKDEVPKTLPLEIFAPDNTDTTEQQQNHEVIETVDNIAEDRVTESDMDVLPNIEDLKRFILEEPPYNKFKTAQKSHSVSLPHSPIHNLNLDPDAKGCLTFEDLNLDLLDLSLENDREKLNTKNDDMPRTLTDDDVNSFLITDKKESNQPVKNEDDFSLQDMDMDCPVDAIIDTIGPVSAFQLPDRKLTSTPLPILEYCVKKTQVKIEPEIKLEKEDFVDVESCPETAVPVLEASTLDSLLEQFEATENLSTTDVKPIVSEKLSEAKCSLTSGMRLQDAGVQLNKTKMKKILMAPKVNTLIKRSPSPIHSDHDYCSPRNRRSLTDLKGGRSLLKPEVLSSNNRILNSRHRSCKNKKVVYHLSSDDEADSKDKKKPKIDDNDIITNKKSRLKTSLKPRVNRKKHSRVHSVVNVSGLTKNNDSVIVENASKATSDNSSSQKSNCGSIKLVIKNKSKVIIQNCDVSDLNKDISCEKSKSSKAYSSSSNKVSTDVSNVLTSIQPLDRRRISDKVLTNINRSVDPLDRSTLNKQSINGTNIAQSVETLDRSNTSNKVSTYVNDTVKHVDPLHGSNTSHKESTHVKNIVKSGESLDRISTSNKVSTDAKITDKMFQSSDRSSASKKLSRHVKNSVKSNEPFDRSNTSKNISKYVKNADKSIESKGRSNTLKKESSNVNNIVKSVESEPLDRVKNKNENREIKETLNVKHEENSKQEHFYTALFNNKEDVRVPKAIDVTSKVTRKDEGCKVTLIDVPIINEVEQPVKKKKLNLKEYKLRISKGISSNDGSPQVSPESIFPETPCNINLDKKIKISNNVTPNNVSPPKENLETDAPKAIFDPILEASRKVLMNIQKQKAKASKRQESVLIQKVENLVLQPLISDEEMLKIVGMTPNVMPVPVDVPTPREQPKDYDEIILVSIGTNTDEGLLKPTEKQTLSRKRKLESPQRENKSTINFKIKKMDSVLKQNVFETVKNQKSPIDDRNRSDIKIDKERYKDITATLKSVEKHVDKKISSNSLFASIQDLVKKKAPTVTNSSNDRKSSKSNSPVEEKEFKYTKPTIVREYDNAAPHGEDKVILHLEKNRQKPEYVTTCIQTEATAEFVDLPKIGHTVTRKQFSVSPRKRNDSDMSMSSDCSPIVPKNVQNVMSTKLDEGVNVKSRTETRHPTEVSQYHEKRSRSRSTRYDVKYRRSRSQSRNHRRKRSPSRNRSRSRGHYRRYRRSDSPYRRKRRSRTRSPYRSSRRSPSVRRHYRSNHSRSTSKITDRVKSRSPIAKKRPSPQYIVNNIEKLTPISLTPPMRKPTISASSESSSCSSSSSGSSSSGLSASSKSKASCSPNRKEEVYRAKSYRSSYSSEDRDSATPVEERRIVFVGRLDKDITKLGLKSQFVKFGPITEVRLHSKEDGSRYGFLTFQRPMDAWSAVEAGKTFPQYDVGFGGRRAFCRQSYADLDGLEAKYTESAFHGQAVLPIHRNNDNMSFDQMLLDMKKTLNKMKGDKKSDDMSA